In Juglans microcarpa x Juglans regia isolate MS1-56 chromosome 8D, Jm3101_v1.0, whole genome shotgun sequence, the following are encoded in one genomic region:
- the LOC121242405 gene encoding wall-associated receptor kinase 3-like — protein sequence MSSLLETVKLLLGLLVISTAIFVVAAAEVPNPNCSRKCGSLDIPYPFGTSKDCYLDSYFLITCNSSSNDSGTIIHTPLLRKSSIEVRGISLADGELRISAYVAHDCPPESGYNFDNSYTFLKVKEFPISYSKNVLTAIGCNTMGLISSSFSNKNYTTGCVSLCDSIDGMVNDSCSGVGCCQTPIPNRIKDFTVNVDSVNNYFNVSKFSPCGFAFVVEKKAYNFSTLDLQNMQNKKVVPLVLDWAVGNQTCEDAKKNITGYACKAANSECYNSTNGPGYRCNCSSGYYGNPYLSGGCKDIDECTTPNHECADIACVNHVGSYSCSCPKGYQGDGWRNGSSCTPVIPKPSNSKNIIIALCISMSLLVLLLGGSSVLLGLKRMKLIKLQEKYFQQNGGLILQEHILNHGRSMETTKIFSNDELKKATNNYDESRVLGKGGYGTVYKGVLSDNKEVAIKKSKICDKSQIKQFINEVILLTQINHRNVVKLIGCCLETEVPLLVYEFITNGTLSYHIHDISRASSLSWERRLKIATETARALAYLHSETSMPIIHRDVKSTNILLDDNHTAKVADFGASRLIALDEIEITTLVQGTLGYLDPEYFQTGQLTEKSDVYSFGVVLAELLTGEEAISSNRPESYKNLAMYFGSAVKEDRLHHILEDHIVNEANIEPIKEVANLARACLMLRGEDRPTMMEVAMELEGLRIMEKHPWGKDNQTTEETEYLLNTTTLSLNIDIGVGSSVSVVSGHDSMINQLVKPLDDGR from the exons ATGTCCTCCTTGCTTGAAACTGTAAAACTCCTACTTGGGTTACTTGTAATTTCTACAGCAATATTTGTAGTAGCAGCAGCTGAAGTACCCAATCCCAACTGCAGCAGAAAATGTGGATCGCTTGACATCCCCTACCCATTTGGAACATCCAAAGACTGCTACCTTGACTCATATTTTCTCATTACTTGTAACTCCTCCTCCAACGACTCCGGGACGATTATTCATACACCACTTCTGCGCAAAAGCAGCATAGAGGTACGCGGCATATCATTGGCAGATGGTGAATTGCGAATCTCAGCTTATGTAGCCCATGATTGCCCACCGGAATCGGGCTACAATTTCGACAATAGCTATACCTTTCTCAAGGTGAAAGAGTTTCCCATCTCGTATTCAAAGAACGTGCTCACCGCCATCGGTTGCAACACTATGGGGCTCATTTCAAGTTCATTCTCAAACAAGAATTATACGACAGGATGTGTGTCACTCTGTGACAGCATCGACGGCATGGTTAACGATTCTTGCTCTGGTGTAGGCTGCTGCCAGACTCCTATTCCAAATAGAATAAAAGATTTTACTGTGAACGTTGACAGCGTTAACAACTACTTCAATGTGAGCAAATTCAGTCCATGTGGTTTCGCCTTTGTAGTGGAAAaaaaagcatacaacttttctaCCTTAGATCTTCAGAATATGCAGAATAAAAAAGTTGTTCCCTTGGTGCTAGATTGGGCAGTTGGGAACCAGACATGCGAAGATGCTAAAAAGAATATTACAGGATATGCATGTAAGGCAGCGAATAGTGAATGTTACAATTCCACAAACGGTCCTGGATATCGTTGCAACTGCTCCTCGGGCTATTACGGAAACCCATATCTCTCTGGTGGTTGCAAAG ATATTGATGAGTGTACAACTCCAAATCACGAGTGCGCCGATATTGCATGTGTCAACCATGTGGGGTCTTACAGCTGTTCTTGCCCTAAGGGGTACCAAGGAGATGGGTGGAGAAATGGAAGTAGTTGCACTCCCGTTATTCCTAAACCAAGCAATTCTAAGAATATCATCATTGCACtat GCATCAGCATGAGTCTCCTAGTCTTGCTATTGGGAGGTTCTTCAGTACTTTTGGGATTGAAAAGAATGAAGCTCATCAAACTCCAAGAAAAGTACTTCCAACAAAATGGTGGCTTAATATTACAAGAACATATTTTGAATCATGGAAGGTCTATGGAGACAACAAAAATCTTTAGTAATGATGAGCTTAAAAAGGCCACCAACAATTATGATGAGAGTAGAGTCCTTGGCAAAGGGGGTTATGGAACTGTTTACAAAGGTGTATTATCCGATAACAAAGAGGTTGCCATCAAAAAGTCCAAAATCTGTGATAAGAGCCAAATCAAGCAATTCATAAATGAGGTGATTTTGCTTACCCAAATCAATCATAGAAATGTGGTTAAACTAATAGGTTGTTGTCTTGAAACAGAAGTTCCCTTACTTGTTTATGAATTCATCACAAATGGGACTCTTTCTTACCATATTCATGATATAAGTCGTGCTTCTTCTCTTTCATGGGAAAGACGTTTGAAGATAGCAACAGAAACAGCAAGAGCCCTTGCATACCTACATTCTGAAACTTCTATGCCAATTATACATAGAGATGTGAAAAGTACAAATATACTATTAGATGATAACCACACAGCAAAAGTTGCTGACTTTGGAGCTTCAAGGTTGATAGCTCTTGATGAAATAGAAATAACCACCTTGGTGCAAGGAACCCTTGGGTACTTGGACCCTGAATACTTCCAAACTGGCCAGCTAACAGAAAAAAGTGATGTGTACAGCTTTGGTGTTGTGTTGGCAGAGCTTCTGACAGGTGAAGAGGCAATTTCTTCCAATAGGCCTGAAAGTTATAAAAATCTTGCAATGTATTTTGGTTCTGCAGTGAAAGAGGATCGTCTACATCACATTCTTGAGGATCACATTGTCAATGAGGCTAATATTGAGCCAATAAAGGAAGTTGCTAATCTTGCAAGAGCGTGCTTAATGTTAAGAGGGGAGGATAGGCCCACTATGATGGAAGTGGCAATGGAGCTAGAAGGATTGAGAATTATGGAAAAGCATCCATGGGGAAAGGATAATCAAACCACAGAAGAAACAGAATACTTACTCAATACAACTACACTCTCTTTAAACATTGATATTGGCGTTGGTTCTTCTGTAAGTGTAGTTAGTGGACATGATAGCATGATAAACCAACTCGTGAAACCCCTAGATGATGGTCGATAA